The Vicia villosa cultivar HV-30 ecotype Madison, WI unplaced genomic scaffold, Vvil1.0 ctg.001393F_1_1_1, whole genome shotgun sequence genome includes a region encoding these proteins:
- the LOC131634943 gene encoding uncharacterized protein LOC131634943 yields the protein MQPQQNSRIDLGELKVHIVKKVGPDKSKRYFYYLNRFLSQKLSKNEFDKLCFRVLGRENLPLHNLFIKSILKNACEAKTPPPSVHPSGSSKSGARVTTNLSPGRDDGHEQSVANFQNHNASIWPNGVLPVSPRKLRSGMRDRKLKDRPSPLGPNGKIDSVSHHSMATEDGDGKVDMENGTLPLCDYQRPTQQLQAAAELPKNVIADGIQRLAKKPRIHGKGLTQMSTAEDGMEAEQLNRLNFARNPLIAPLGIPYCSASVGGARKALPVNSAGDFVSFCDGGRLSDTDMLRRRMEQIAMVQGLGGVSTECASMLNSVLDVYLKRLIKSCVDLVGARSANEPSKLPISKKQIQGKIVNGMMPHNHLHVQNAGRLAEPEPEHRPQFSVSLQDFKVAMELNPQQLGEDWPLQLEKISMQSFEE from the coding sequence ATGCAACCCCAACAGAATTCGAGAATTGATTTGGGTGAGTTGAAAGTACATATTGTAAAGAAGGTTGGACCGGATAAGTCGAAGCGGTACTTTTATTACCTTAACAGGTTTTTGAGTCAGAAGTTGAGCAAGAATGAGTTTGATAAGTTATGTTTCCGGGTACTTGGGAGGGAGAATCTTCCGTTGCACAATCTTTTTATAAAGTCAATTTTGAAGAATGCTTGCGAAGCCAAGACCCCGCCGCCATCAGTCCATCCATCAGGTTCTTCAAAATCAGGAGCACGTGTTACTACTAATTTGTCTCCTGGTAGAGATGATGGACACGAACAAAGTGTTGCTAACTTCCAAAATCATAATGCTTCCATTTGGCCAAATGGGGTTTTGCCTGTGTCTCCACGTAAGTTACGGTCTGGAATGCGTGATCGGAAGCTTAAAGACAGACCAAGCCCCCTTGGACCAAATGGGAAAATTGATTCTGTTTCACATCACTCCATGGCTACAGAAGACGGTGATGGTAAGGTTGACATGGAGAATGGAACTCTTCCTCTCTGTGATTATCAGCGACCAACACAGCAGCTTCAAGCAGCTGCTGAGCTACCTAAGAATGTTATTGCTGATGGTATACAACGACTTGCAAAGAAACCAAGAATACATGGCAAAGGGCTGACTCAAATGTCAACCGCGGAAGATGGAATGGAGGCAGAGCAATTAAACCGCCTCAATTTTGCCAGAAATCCATTGATAGCGCCACTTGGGATTCCTTACTGTTCTGCAAGTGTGGGTGGGGCCCGCAAAGCATTGCCGGTGAATAGTGCTGGTGATTTTGTTAGTTTTTGTGACGGTGGTCGGTTATCTGATACAGATATGTTGAGAAGGCGCATGGAGCAGATTGCAATGGTACAAGGTCTTGGAGGTGTTTCTACGGAATGTGCAAGTATGTTGAATAGTGTGTTGGATGTGTACTTGAAACGATTGATCAAGTCATGTGTTGATTTAGTAGGAGCTAGATCTGCAAATGAGCCGTCGAAGCTCCCAATCTCAAAGAAACAGATTCAGGGGAAGATCGTCAATGGCATGATGCCACATAATCATTTACATGTGCAGAATGCTGGTAGGTTAGCAGAACCTGAACCTGAACACAGACCCCAGTTCTCGGTATCTTTGCAAGACTTTAAAGTCGCGATGGAGCTAAATCCGCAGCAACTTGGAGAAGATTGGCCACTACAATTGGAGAAAATTTCTATGCAATCTTTTGAGGAATAA
- the LOC131634942 gene encoding uncharacterized protein LOC131634942 isoform X1, with the protein MISKRGINGMEVPKKRTGLVFRETATANARDDQNRDRAREGFSNAPNPPVQKRSSEKAKVLRPSIQSSLSGKEVVGSSRSRRTSANPVKPLNEPRRILSSGGLPAEKEGSVIRAEAGKSGAVSNLRSQRSFNQRPGLRQRETESIGPATRAVSSKYGLRNLRCNTVTDVIPSSCSSSDSSSTLNRSKTIVTKMRSSEGESSSTLKGKKVTGSSLESSSTLKGKKVTGSSLERLNSGTRNGRPSSETRGSRNIPPLRDNSRASVRTERTVSGYARGRFSNQGNENSKENNGGNSRASVKTERTVRGYGRGRFSKQGNENSKEKNESRDVLPNSPHSIDINSPVTEEFRGVMPMSHEEHDTRHSLIIQDGFRRRHNMDGISEVLLALERMEQNEELTHEQIDLLETNSILDGLSFYDTHRDMRLDIDDMSYEELLALEERMGTVSTALSEEALSNSVKKSVYESTPSDDAADCVDEDNNEIKCCICQEEYVVGDEIGRLQCTHKYHVDCIQEWLRLKNWCPMCKESAALSNSSSSSSH; encoded by the exons ATGATATCAAAAAGAGGCATTAATGGGATGGAAGTCCCTAAAAAAAGGACTGGCCTTGTGTTTAGAGAGACTGCTACTGCTAATGCCAGAGACGATCAAAATCGGGATCGCGCACGAGAGGGTTTCAGTAATGCACCCAACCCTCCTGTTCAGAAAAGATCTTCTGAAAAAGCTAAAGTTTTGAGGCCATCAATACAGTCGTCTTTGAGTGGCAAGGAGGTAGTTGGTAGTTCTCGGAGCCGTAGAACATCTGCTAACCCGGTTAAACCACTAAATGAGCCTCGGAGAATATTATCTTCGGGTGGTCTTCCAGCTGAAAAGGAAGGTAGTGTGATTCGGGCAGAAGCAGGAAAATCTGGTGCAGTATCGAATTTAAGATCTCAAAGGAGTTTTAATCAAAGACCTGGATTGCGTCAACGAGAAACTGAAAGCATTGGTCCGGCTACACGAGCAGTTTCTAGCAAGTATGGATTGAGGAACCTCAGATGCAACACTGTAACTGATGTCATCCCTTCTTCCTGCTCATCATCAGATTCTAGTTCTACCCTTAATAGAAGTAAGACTATTGTGACAAAAATGAGAAGCTCTGAAGGGGAAAGTAGCTCCACTCTTAAAGGGAAGAAGGTGACCGGGTCTTCATTGGAAAGTAGCTCCACTCTTAAAGGGAAGAAGGTGACCGGGTCTTCATTGGAAAGATTGAATTCTGGCACCAGAAATGGCAGACCTAGTTCTGAAACAAGAGGGTCTAGAAATATTCCTCCTCTGAGGGACAATAGCAGAGCATCAGTTAGAACTGAAAGAACGGTTAGTGGTTATGCCCGGGGAAGATTTTCTAACCAAGGAAATGAAAACTCCAAAGAAAACAATGGGGGCAATAGCAGAGCATCAGTGAAAACTGAAAGAACGGTTCGTGGTTATGGCAGGGGAAGATTTTCTAAACAAGGAAATGAAAactcaaaagaaaagaatgagtCCCGTGATGTGTTGCCTAATTCTCCTCATTCTATTGATATTAACTCTCCTGTCACTGAGGAGTTTCGTGGTGTTATGCCTATGTCTCATGAAGAACATGATACCCGTCATTCTCTAATAATTCAGGATGGCTTTCGGCGGCGCCACAATATGGATGGTATTTCTGAG GTATTATTGGCACTTGAGAGAATGGAACAAAATGAAGAGTTGACCCATGAG CAAATTGATTTACTAGAGACCAACTCTATTCTTGATGGACTTAGCTTCTATGATACTCATAGAGACATGCGGCTGGATATTGATGACATGTCATACGAG GAACTCTTAGCTCTCGAAGAGAGAATGGGTACAGTTAGTACAGCACTGTCAGAGGAAGCACTCtctaatagtgttaaaaaaagtgTCTATGAGTCTACGCCTTCGGATGATGCAGCCGACTGTGTTGATGAGGATAACAATGAAATCAAATGCTGCATTTGCCag GAGGAATATGTTGTTGGAGATGAAATCGGAAGACTGCAATGCACGCATAAATATCATGTTGATTGTATACAGGAATGGTTGAGGCTGAAGAATTGGTGCCCTATGTGCAAAGAGTCAGCTGCACTGTCCAACTCGTCGTCATCATCATCTCATtag
- the LOC131634942 gene encoding uncharacterized protein LOC131634942 isoform X2: protein MISKRGINGMEVPKKRTGLVFRETATANARDDQNRDRAREGFSNAPNPPVQKRSSEKAKVLRPSIQSSLSGKEVVGSSRSRRTSANPVKPLNEPRRILSSGGLPAEKEGSVIRAEAGKSGAVSNLRSQRSFNQRPGLRQRETESIGPATRAVSSKYGLRNLRCNTVTDVIPSSCSSSDSSSTLNRSKTIVTKMRSSEGESSSTLKGKKVTGSSLERLNSGTRNGRPSSETRGSRNIPPLRDNSRASVRTERTVSGYARGRFSNQGNENSKENNGGNSRASVKTERTVRGYGRGRFSKQGNENSKEKNESRDVLPNSPHSIDINSPVTEEFRGVMPMSHEEHDTRHSLIIQDGFRRRHNMDGISEVLLALERMEQNEELTHEQIDLLETNSILDGLSFYDTHRDMRLDIDDMSYEELLALEERMGTVSTALSEEALSNSVKKSVYESTPSDDAADCVDEDNNEIKCCICQEEYVVGDEIGRLQCTHKYHVDCIQEWLRLKNWCPMCKESAALSNSSSSSSH, encoded by the exons ATGATATCAAAAAGAGGCATTAATGGGATGGAAGTCCCTAAAAAAAGGACTGGCCTTGTGTTTAGAGAGACTGCTACTGCTAATGCCAGAGACGATCAAAATCGGGATCGCGCACGAGAGGGTTTCAGTAATGCACCCAACCCTCCTGTTCAGAAAAGATCTTCTGAAAAAGCTAAAGTTTTGAGGCCATCAATACAGTCGTCTTTGAGTGGCAAGGAGGTAGTTGGTAGTTCTCGGAGCCGTAGAACATCTGCTAACCCGGTTAAACCACTAAATGAGCCTCGGAGAATATTATCTTCGGGTGGTCTTCCAGCTGAAAAGGAAGGTAGTGTGATTCGGGCAGAAGCAGGAAAATCTGGTGCAGTATCGAATTTAAGATCTCAAAGGAGTTTTAATCAAAGACCTGGATTGCGTCAACGAGAAACTGAAAGCATTGGTCCGGCTACACGAGCAGTTTCTAGCAAGTATGGATTGAGGAACCTCAGATGCAACACTGTAACTGATGTCATCCCTTCTTCCTGCTCATCATCAGATTCTAGTTCTACCCTTAATAGAAGTAAGACTATTGTGACAAAAATGAGAAGCTCTGAAGGGGAAAGTAGCTCCACTCTTAAAGGGAAGAAG GTGACCGGGTCTTCATTGGAAAGATTGAATTCTGGCACCAGAAATGGCAGACCTAGTTCTGAAACAAGAGGGTCTAGAAATATTCCTCCTCTGAGGGACAATAGCAGAGCATCAGTTAGAACTGAAAGAACGGTTAGTGGTTATGCCCGGGGAAGATTTTCTAACCAAGGAAATGAAAACTCCAAAGAAAACAATGGGGGCAATAGCAGAGCATCAGTGAAAACTGAAAGAACGGTTCGTGGTTATGGCAGGGGAAGATTTTCTAAACAAGGAAATGAAAactcaaaagaaaagaatgagtCCCGTGATGTGTTGCCTAATTCTCCTCATTCTATTGATATTAACTCTCCTGTCACTGAGGAGTTTCGTGGTGTTATGCCTATGTCTCATGAAGAACATGATACCCGTCATTCTCTAATAATTCAGGATGGCTTTCGGCGGCGCCACAATATGGATGGTATTTCTGAG GTATTATTGGCACTTGAGAGAATGGAACAAAATGAAGAGTTGACCCATGAG CAAATTGATTTACTAGAGACCAACTCTATTCTTGATGGACTTAGCTTCTATGATACTCATAGAGACATGCGGCTGGATATTGATGACATGTCATACGAG GAACTCTTAGCTCTCGAAGAGAGAATGGGTACAGTTAGTACAGCACTGTCAGAGGAAGCACTCtctaatagtgttaaaaaaagtgTCTATGAGTCTACGCCTTCGGATGATGCAGCCGACTGTGTTGATGAGGATAACAATGAAATCAAATGCTGCATTTGCCag GAGGAATATGTTGTTGGAGATGAAATCGGAAGACTGCAATGCACGCATAAATATCATGTTGATTGTATACAGGAATGGTTGAGGCTGAAGAATTGGTGCCCTATGTGCAAAGAGTCAGCTGCACTGTCCAACTCGTCGTCATCATCATCTCATtag
- the LOC131634934 gene encoding uncharacterized protein LOC131634934, which yields MQPQQSSRINLGELKVLIVKKIGVEKSKRYFYYLNRFLSHQLGKNEFDKLCFRALGRENLPLHNHFVKSILKNACQAKTPPPARPSGSSRSGARVTNLSPGREDGHQQNVANANFQNHSVSVWSNGVLPVSPRKARTGIRDRKLKDRPSPLGPNGKVDSVDHHCMENGAITPCDYQRPTQHLQAVAELPKNATGDDIQGLAEKPRTRVKGLTEMSTVEDGEEVEQLNRLSFTRYPLIAPLGIPYCSASVGGAHRALPVNSTGNFVGYCDSGRLSDPDTLRRRMEQIAMVQGLGGVSMECASMLNSVLDVYLKRLIKSSLDLVGTGSANQQTKLPTTNQQIQGKAINGLLPNNHLYVHSTGRMAEPESERRPRFSVSLNDFKVALELNPQQLGEDWPLQLEKISMQSFEE from the coding sequence ATGCAACCTCAACAGAGCTCAAGAATCAATTTGGGTGAGTTGAAAGTACTGATTGTGAAGAAGATTGGAGTGGAAAAGTCGAAGCGGTACTTTTATTACCTGAACAGGTTTTTGAGTCATCAGTTGGGCAAAAATGAGTTTGATAAGTTATGTTTTCGGGCTCTCGGGAGGGAGAATCTTCCGTTGCACAATCATTTTGTGAAGTCAATTTTGAAGAATGCCTGCCAAGCTAAGACTCCACCACCTGCTCGGCCGTCGGGTTCTTCCAGATCAGGAGCACGTGTTACTAATTTATCTCCTGGTAGGGAAGATGGGCACCAGCAGAATGTTGCTAATGCGAACTTTCAGAATCATAGTGTTTCAGTTTGGTCAAACGGGGTTTTGCCAGTGTCTCCGCGTAAGGCACGGACTGGAATTCGTGATCGGAAGCTTAAAGATAGACCGAGTCCCCTTGGACCAAATGGGAAAGTTGATTCTGTTGATCATCATTGCATGGAGAACGGAGCTATTACCCCATGTGATTATCAGCGACCAACACAGCATCTTCAAGCAGTTGCTGAACTACCTAAGAATGCTACGGGGGATGATATTCAGGGACTAGCCGAAAAGCCGAGAACCCGTGTAAAAGGTCTGACTGAAATGTCGACCGTGGAAGATGGAGAGGAGGTAGAGCAACTAAACCGCCTCAGTTTTACCAGATATCCTCTGATAGCACCACTTGGGATTCCTTACTGCTCTGCAAGTGTGGGTGGGGCCCACAGAGCATTGCCTGTGAATAGCACGGGTAATTTTGTCGGTTATTGTGACAGTGGCAGGTTATCTGATCCAGATACATTGAGGAGGCGCATGGAGCAGATTGCAATGGTACAAGGTCTTGGAGGTGTTTCTATGGAATGTGCAAGTATGTTGAATAGTGTTTTGGATGTATACTTGAAACGGTTGATAAAGTCTAGTCTCGATTTAGTGGGAACTGGGTCTGCAAATCAGCAGACAAAGCTCCCTACAACAAATCAGCAGATTCAGGGGAAGGCCATCAATGGCTTGTTGCCGAATAATCATTTATATGTGCATAGTACCGGTAGGATGGCGGAACCCGAGTCTGAGCGAAGACCCCGGTTCTCAGTATCTTTGAATGATTTTAAAGTTGCGTTGGAGCTAAATCCACAGCAACTTGGAGAAGATTGGCCACTACAACTAGAGAAAATTTCTATGCAATCCTTTGAAGAATAA